The Fervidibacillus albus genome contains a region encoding:
- a CDS encoding thiamine pyrophosphate-dependent dehydrogenase E1 component subunit alpha — MMEHRHGKLGLSDEVALEMYEKMLLTRRLDERLWLLNRSGKIPFVISGQGQEGAQIGAAFALDRTKDYCLPYYRDLGVVLSFGMTAKDVMLASFGKAEDPNSGGKQMPNHFSQRKNRIVTGSSPVTTQVLHAVGFALAAKMEKKDFVSFVTLGEGSSNQGDFHEGLNFAGVHHLPVIIMVENNKYAISVPLSKQLAGGSVAKRAEGYGIPGVTVDGNDVLEVYRVMKEAADRARRGEGPTLIEAITNRFTAHSSDDDDRAYRDRKEVDEAKQKDPLLLFETYLTDAGILDDKKMEEISAKVSDIVNEATDYAEKAPYPKPEDALKYVYKE, encoded by the coding sequence ATAATGGAACATCGTCATGGAAAATTAGGTTTATCCGATGAGGTCGCATTAGAAATGTATGAGAAAATGCTATTGACGAGACGGTTAGATGAACGGTTATGGTTATTGAATCGTTCCGGAAAAATTCCTTTCGTCATTTCTGGACAAGGTCAGGAAGGGGCACAAATCGGTGCTGCATTCGCTTTGGATCGGACTAAGGATTATTGTCTACCGTATTATCGGGATTTAGGTGTCGTGTTATCCTTCGGAATGACAGCAAAGGATGTGATGCTCGCATCCTTTGGAAAAGCGGAAGATCCGAATTCCGGTGGTAAACAAATGCCGAATCATTTCAGTCAAAGGAAAAATCGAATCGTTACCGGCTCATCTCCCGTTACGACGCAAGTGCTTCATGCGGTTGGCTTTGCGTTAGCAGCGAAAATGGAAAAGAAGGACTTCGTTTCCTTTGTCACATTAGGTGAAGGATCTTCGAATCAAGGAGATTTCCATGAAGGTTTGAATTTTGCAGGTGTTCATCATCTTCCTGTAATCATCATGGTTGAAAATAATAAATATGCGATTTCCGTTCCGTTGTCTAAACAATTGGCTGGAGGTAGTGTAGCGAAACGGGCAGAAGGATACGGAATACCGGGAGTGACCGTCGACGGAAATGATGTACTTGAAGTATATCGAGTTATGAAAGAAGCGGCCGATCGAGCTCGTCGCGGTGAAGGTCCCACATTAATTGAAGCGATCACGAATCGGTTTACCGCCCACTCTAGTGATGATGATGATCGGGCGTATCGGGATCGAAAAGAAGTAGATGAAGCGAAGCAAAAAGATCCCCTTCTACTTTTCGAAACGTATTTGACAGATGCCGGTATTTTAGATGACAAGAAAATGGAGGAAATTTCAGCAAAAGTGAGTGACATCGTAAATGAAGCGACCGATTATGCTGAAAAGGCGCCGTATCCGAAACCGGAAGACGCATTGAAATACGTATATAAAGAATAG
- a CDS encoding Leu/Phe/Val dehydrogenase: MEILKYMEKYDYEELHFVQDKQSGLKGIIAIHDTTLGPALGGTRMWTYDSEEEAIEDVLRLARGMTYKNAAAGLNLGGGKAVIIGDPRKDKNEEKFRAFGRYIQGLNGRYITAEDVGTSVEDMDVIHEETDFVTGISPAFGSSGNPSPVTAYGVYKGMKAAVKEYFGTESLEGKRVAIQGVGNVAYHLCQYLHDEGASLIVTDIHKESVERAVQQFGAKAVDPKDIYEVDSDVFSPCALGAVLNDDTIPKLKTKVIAGAANNQLKESRHGDMLYELGIIYAPDYVINAGGVINVADELYGYNRDRAMKKVEQVYTNLEKVFEISKRDRIPTYLAADRMAEERIERMRQTKSTFLPNEKHILNRRLK, translated from the coding sequence ATGGAAATACTGAAATATATGGAAAAATATGATTACGAAGAGCTTCACTTTGTTCAAGACAAGCAATCTGGGTTGAAAGGGATCATCGCCATCCACGACACAACGTTAGGTCCCGCCTTAGGAGGAACGAGGATGTGGACATATGATTCGGAGGAGGAAGCCATTGAAGATGTTCTCCGTCTCGCCCGTGGAATGACGTACAAAAATGCGGCAGCCGGACTGAATCTCGGTGGGGGAAAGGCTGTGATTATCGGTGATCCCCGTAAAGATAAAAATGAAGAAAAATTCCGCGCTTTTGGCCGTTATATCCAAGGGTTAAATGGACGATATATTACGGCAGAAGATGTCGGAACGAGTGTGGAAGATATGGACGTCATACATGAAGAGACGGATTTTGTAACAGGTATTTCCCCTGCTTTCGGTTCGTCTGGGAATCCTTCACCTGTAACGGCTTACGGTGTTTATAAAGGCATGAAGGCTGCGGTAAAGGAATATTTCGGAACGGAAAGTTTAGAAGGAAAAAGAGTGGCCATCCAAGGAGTTGGAAATGTCGCCTACCATCTATGTCAATATTTACATGATGAAGGAGCTTCCTTGATCGTTACGGATATTCATAAAGAATCGGTGGAGCGGGCGGTTCAGCAGTTCGGTGCAAAAGCGGTCGATCCAAAAGATATTTACGAAGTTGACAGTGACGTATTTTCTCCGTGTGCATTAGGTGCGGTGTTAAATGATGATACGATTCCGAAATTGAAAACAAAGGTGATCGCTGGTGCCGCGAATAATCAATTGAAAGAAAGCCGTCACGGGGATATGTTATATGAATTGGGAATTATATATGCCCCCGATTACGTCATTAATGCCGGCGGAGTTATTAATGTGGCAGATGAATTGTACGGATATAACCGAGATCGGGCGATGAAAAAGGTGGAACAAGTTTACACGAATTTGGAAAAAGTATTCGAAATATCGAAACGGGATCGAATTCCGACATATTTAGCTGCTGATAGAATGGCAGAAGAGAGAATTGAACGGATGCGTCAAACGAAAAGCACCTTCCTTCCAAACGAGAAACATATTTTAAATAGACGATTAAAATAG
- a CDS encoding sigma-54 interaction domain-containing protein codes for MQRVMVIGAGRGGYAILSLLKEMESLNVQVVIDKNPNALGMLLAEREGIERGNDWKNYLNRNIDIIIDVTGDPNVYNELENIKNEYTIIPGSVALIVVKLMKEKECLIQTFKHKTVRDDLIFNSIHDGMIIVDKNGTITTFNEAAEKITGISKKEAIGNPVNTILPTSKLIDTLQTKRTEINKEHVFPNGKKVITSRIPIIDERNECLGAFAVFKDITEVVNLASEITNLKEIQTMLEAIIHSSNDAISVVDEHGKGLLINPAYTRLTGLKESDVYGQPATIDISEGESMHYHVLKTKKPVRGVKMKVGPKKREVIVNVAPIIVDNKLKGSVGVIHDMSEIKSLMAELKKAKERIRSLEAKYTFDDIIGHSEQMMIAKEQAKIGAKTPATVLLQGESGTGKELFAHAIHNESDRKYNKFVRVNCAAISDTLLESELFGYEEGAFSGAKRGGKKGFFEEANNGSIFLDEIGEMQLSTQAKLLRVLQEKEIIKVGGTKPIPINVRIIAATNKNLEREVVKGTFREDLYYRLNRIPIHIPPLRDIKEDLPALCEKIIDKINRDYGRKVNGITTEAIDYLSTYDWPGNVRELENILGRAIIFMGYNESLIDIYHLPTLNDLTKSMRTEQSLAKGGKTLSELLSQYEKKIISETLKKYDGNKTKAAKELGISIRNLYYKINKFSI; via the coding sequence TTGCAAAGAGTGATGGTAATCGGAGCAGGTCGCGGTGGATATGCAATTTTATCCCTTTTAAAGGAGATGGAGTCGTTAAACGTCCAGGTCGTCATCGATAAAAATCCGAATGCGTTGGGGATGCTTTTAGCCGAACGGGAAGGAATCGAACGGGGGAACGACTGGAAAAATTATTTGAACAGGAACATTGATATTATCATCGATGTGACTGGTGACCCGAACGTGTACAATGAACTGGAAAACATTAAAAACGAATATACGATCATCCCCGGATCTGTTGCATTAATCGTCGTCAAATTAATGAAGGAAAAGGAATGTCTCATTCAAACATTCAAACATAAGACGGTGCGGGACGATTTGATTTTCAATTCGATTCACGACGGAATGATCATCGTCGATAAAAACGGAACGATTACTACTTTCAATGAGGCTGCGGAAAAAATTACTGGAATCTCAAAGAAAGAGGCGATCGGGAATCCAGTGAACACGATTCTTCCAACGTCGAAACTTATCGACACTTTGCAAACGAAACGGACGGAAATTAATAAAGAACACGTTTTTCCAAACGGTAAAAAGGTAATAACATCCCGTATTCCGATCATCGATGAACGGAACGAATGTCTCGGAGCCTTTGCAGTTTTTAAAGATATTACGGAAGTCGTCAATTTGGCGAGTGAAATTACGAATTTGAAAGAAATTCAGACGATGCTTGAAGCGATTATCCATTCGAGCAACGATGCGATATCCGTCGTCGATGAACACGGCAAAGGTTTGCTGATTAATCCCGCCTACACGCGATTGACCGGTTTAAAGGAATCAGATGTATATGGACAACCGGCGACGATCGATATTTCTGAAGGGGAGAGTATGCATTACCATGTACTGAAAACGAAAAAACCAGTCCGTGGTGTGAAAATGAAAGTTGGTCCGAAAAAGCGGGAAGTCATCGTCAATGTGGCACCGATTATCGTAGACAATAAATTAAAGGGAAGCGTCGGTGTCATTCACGATATGTCGGAAATCAAATCGTTAATGGCAGAATTGAAAAAGGCGAAGGAACGAATTCGGTCATTGGAAGCGAAATATACTTTTGATGATATTATCGGTCATTCGGAACAAATGATGATTGCGAAAGAACAGGCAAAAATTGGTGCAAAAACTCCTGCCACCGTCCTTTTGCAAGGAGAGTCCGGTACGGGGAAGGAATTGTTTGCCCACGCTATACATAATGAAAGCGATCGGAAATATAATAAATTCGTTCGCGTCAACTGTGCCGCCATTTCCGATACCCTTTTGGAAAGTGAATTGTTCGGTTATGAAGAAGGAGCTTTTTCCGGTGCGAAAAGAGGCGGGAAAAAAGGATTTTTTGAGGAAGCGAATAATGGAAGTATTTTCCTCGACGAAATTGGTGAAATGCAGTTAAGTACACAAGCCAAACTACTCCGTGTCCTGCAAGAAAAGGAAATAATTAAAGTCGGTGGAACGAAGCCGATTCCGATCAACGTACGAATAATCGCTGCGACGAATAAAAATTTGGAACGGGAAGTGGTAAAGGGGACTTTTCGAGAAGATTTGTATTATCGTTTAAATCGAATACCCATTCACATTCCCCCATTAAGGGACATAAAGGAAGATCTCCCGGCGTTGTGTGAAAAAATAATCGATAAAATCAATCGGGATTACGGTCGAAAAGTAAACGGCATAACGACCGAGGCAATTGACTACTTATCTACATACGATTGGCCGGGTAACGTACGAGAATTGGAAAATATTTTAGGTAGAGCGATTATTTTTATGGGCTACAATGAAAGTTTGATCGACATATACCATTTGCCGACATTGAACGATTTGACCAAATCGATGCGAACGGAACAATCTTTGGCAAAGGGAGGAAAGACCCTTTCGGAGTTGTTGAGTCAATATGAAAAAAAGATTATTTCGGAAACGTTGAAAAAATACGATGGAAATAAAACGAAGGCGGCAAAGGAACTCGGTATTTCCATTCGAAACTTGTACTATAAAATAAATAAATTTTCCATTTAG
- a CDS encoding DUF2627 domain-containing protein, with product MTRLIALIILIIPGIIASYGVKLMRDALFHEFSHPFSVLWLQFFIGLALFVAGVLFIGGFIYRRDKKRKKVTKRLGRNRKTNYS from the coding sequence ATGACTCGATTGATTGCCTTGATTATCCTCATCATTCCAGGAATCATCGCCTCCTACGGGGTAAAATTAATGAGGGATGCACTTTTCCATGAATTTTCCCATCCTTTCTCCGTTTTGTGGCTACAATTTTTCATCGGTCTTGCCCTTTTTGTAGCCGGCGTACTTTTCATCGGTGGGTTCATTTATCGGAGAGACAAAAAGCGGAAAAAAGTGACGAAACGCCTCGGACGAAACCGAAAAACCAATTACAGTTGA
- the lpdA gene encoding dihydrolipoyl dehydrogenase: MAKEYDLVIIGGGTGGYVAAIRASQLGLKTAIVEKEKLGGTCLHAGCIPTKTLLKSAEVYQTMKRSQDFGLSLDHVTLDFRKIQERKQSVVETLHKGVQFLMQKGKIDIYYGTGRILGPSIFSPLPGTVSIEKGDGEDNELLIPQNVLVATGSKPKQLPGIEVDGEMVITSDEALRLEKLPKSMIIIGGGVIGVEWASMLADFDVDVTIVEYAQRILPAEDEEISKEMMRQLTKKGIQIFTGAKVLPDSLKKQSHVTIQVERNGQLNELQADQILVSIGREANTEGIGLENTAIRTDGGFIEVNRFYQTDEKHIYAIGDCIGGLQLAHVAAREGVIAVEHMKGLNPDPLDYRLVPKAIYSNPEAASIGFSTEDAIEKGYEIKVGKFPFKAIGKALIQGETDGFAKMIVDEKTDDILGVHLIGPKATELISEASLSLFLNAIPWEINQMIHPHPSLSEIFAELSLSVDGKAIHG; encoded by the coding sequence TTGGCCAAAGAATATGATCTGGTCATAATAGGAGGAGGAACAGGCGGGTATGTTGCTGCTATTCGAGCGAGTCAGCTCGGTTTGAAAACGGCAATTGTTGAAAAAGAGAAACTTGGCGGAACATGTTTGCACGCAGGTTGTATACCAACGAAAACGTTGTTGAAAAGTGCTGAAGTTTATCAAACGATGAAACGAAGTCAGGATTTCGGGCTATCTCTGGATCATGTGACTCTCGATTTCCGAAAAATACAAGAAAGAAAACAATCCGTCGTAGAAACGTTACATAAAGGTGTCCAATTTTTAATGCAAAAGGGAAAAATTGACATTTATTACGGAACGGGCCGCATTCTCGGACCTTCCATTTTTTCTCCTCTACCTGGGACGGTTTCGATTGAAAAAGGAGATGGTGAAGACAACGAGCTCCTTATTCCTCAAAACGTATTGGTAGCAACTGGTTCAAAGCCGAAACAATTGCCTGGTATAGAAGTGGACGGGGAAATGGTGATAACGTCAGACGAAGCCCTGCGTTTGGAAAAACTGCCAAAGTCGATGATTATCATCGGAGGGGGAGTAATCGGTGTAGAATGGGCTTCCATGTTGGCCGATTTTGATGTGGATGTCACGATTGTGGAATATGCACAACGAATTTTACCCGCTGAAGATGAAGAAATTAGCAAAGAGATGATGAGACAGCTAACGAAAAAAGGAATTCAAATTTTCACAGGAGCAAAAGTTTTACCAGATTCTCTTAAAAAACAATCTCATGTAACGATTCAAGTAGAGCGAAATGGTCAACTTAATGAACTCCAAGCCGATCAAATTCTCGTCTCCATCGGGAGAGAAGCGAATACTGAAGGCATCGGATTGGAAAATACAGCGATCCGAACCGATGGAGGATTTATTGAGGTGAACCGCTTTTATCAAACGGATGAAAAGCATATATATGCGATTGGAGATTGTATCGGTGGGTTGCAACTTGCTCATGTGGCTGCAAGAGAAGGGGTAATCGCTGTGGAACATATGAAAGGGTTAAATCCTGACCCACTCGACTATCGACTCGTTCCGAAAGCAATCTACTCCAATCCGGAAGCAGCAAGTATTGGATTTTCAACCGAAGATGCTATTGAAAAGGGATACGAGATTAAGGTTGGAAAATTTCCTTTTAAGGCTATTGGAAAAGCATTAATCCAAGGAGAAACTGACGGATTTGCAAAGATGATTGTCGATGAAAAAACGGACGATATATTAGGGGTTCATTTAATCGGTCCAAAGGCAACAGAGCTGATCTCAGAAGCCAGTCTGTCTCTATTTTTAAATGCCATTCCTTGGGAAATCAACCAAATGATTCATCCTCATCCATCCCTTTCAGAAATTTTTGCAGAGTTAAGCCTGTCAGTTGATGGAAAGGCAATCCACGGGTGA
- the spo0A gene encoding sporulation transcription factor Spo0A: MFLEIKRGGSFVEKIKVCIADDNKELTALLKNYISEQENMEVIAVANNGQECLNVLKKRKPDVLLLDIIMPHLDGLAVLEQLRNQESPPKVIMLTAFGQEDVTKKAVELGASYFVLKPFDMQQLIYQIRQVSGMATPKGKSPTKYKIPTVEQKPKSLDASITNIIHEIGVPAHIKGYLYLREAIAMVYHDVELLGSITKVLYPDIAKKYNTTPSRVERAIRHAIEVAWSRGNIESISNLFGYTVSMSRAKPTNSEFIAMVADKLRLEHQAS, from the coding sequence ATGTTTTTAGAAATAAAAAGGGGAGGAAGCTTTGTGGAAAAAATAAAGGTATGTATCGCAGATGACAACAAAGAATTGACCGCCTTGTTAAAAAACTATATAAGTGAACAAGAAAACATGGAAGTAATCGCCGTGGCAAATAATGGACAGGAGTGTTTAAACGTTTTGAAAAAACGAAAACCGGATGTGCTCCTTTTGGATATTATTATGCCTCACTTAGACGGATTGGCTGTCCTCGAACAGTTACGGAATCAAGAATCGCCCCCGAAAGTAATTATGTTGACGGCTTTCGGTCAAGAAGATGTTACGAAAAAGGCGGTAGAATTAGGGGCGTCTTATTTTGTTTTAAAACCGTTTGATATGCAACAATTGATATACCAAATTCGCCAAGTGAGCGGAATGGCGACTCCGAAGGGTAAAAGTCCAACGAAATATAAAATACCAACCGTTGAACAAAAACCGAAGTCGTTGGATGCGAGCATTACGAATATTATTCATGAAATCGGTGTCCCTGCCCATATTAAAGGCTATCTTTATTTAAGGGAGGCGATTGCCATGGTTTATCACGATGTAGAATTGCTCGGATCGATTACGAAAGTGTTGTACCCAGATATTGCAAAAAAATACAATACGACTCCGAGTCGAGTGGAACGGGCGATTCGCCATGCGATTGAAGTCGCTTGGAGTAGGGGAAATATCGAATCGATTTCCAATTTATTCGGCTATACCGTATCCATGTCCCGGGCAAAACCAACAAATAGTGAATTCATCGCGATGGTAGCAGATAAATTACGACTCGAACATCAGGCGTCGTAA
- the spoIVB gene encoding SpoIVB peptidase → MRSEYIRKIFGGILLVSFVFVGFFSPIGQLLKLPREISIFEGQKMELPYAAVATVTEKNERIDVSEGDETISLEGKQSGRSEIIFDIAGIPVKKLNVNVLDDLKVIPGGQSIGVKIHSKGVLVVGFHQITNGKGKVSPGKQAGITTGDVIVEIDGHSIESMNEIGPIVQRAGEKGEAVKIVLEREGQKVETEVKPKKDESDDQFKLGLFIRDSAAGIGTLTFYDPKSKKYGALGHVISDMDTRSPIIVKEGYIVPSTVTSIQKGTNGAPGEKLAKFLSEKNHIGDIEKNNQFGIYGTIKKKLKNGLMDEPIPIALSDEVKKGPAKILTVVENDEVEAFDIEIVSSIPQKFPATKGMVVKITDPKLLEKTGGIVQGMSGSPIIQNGKLVGAITHVFVNDPTSGYGVHIEWMLNEAGIEIDQSKQKKAS, encoded by the coding sequence TTGAGAAGTGAATATATACGAAAAATATTCGGTGGAATTCTCCTTGTTTCTTTTGTTTTCGTCGGCTTTTTTTCTCCAATTGGACAGCTTTTAAAATTGCCTCGGGAAATCTCCATTTTCGAGGGGCAAAAGATGGAGTTACCTTATGCGGCGGTTGCGACAGTGACGGAAAAGAACGAACGCATCGATGTTTCCGAAGGGGATGAAACGATTTCCCTCGAAGGGAAGCAATCCGGAAGAAGCGAAATCATTTTTGATATCGCAGGCATTCCAGTAAAAAAGTTAAATGTAAACGTATTGGACGATTTGAAAGTCATTCCAGGTGGACAATCGATCGGGGTGAAAATTCATTCGAAAGGTGTTCTCGTCGTTGGATTTCATCAAATTACAAACGGCAAAGGGAAAGTATCTCCTGGGAAACAGGCAGGAATAACTACCGGTGATGTCATTGTCGAAATCGATGGCCATTCAATCGAATCGATGAATGAAATCGGCCCCATCGTCCAACGAGCAGGGGAAAAAGGAGAAGCGGTCAAAATTGTGCTCGAACGGGAAGGGCAAAAGGTAGAAACGGAAGTGAAGCCGAAAAAGGATGAAAGCGATGATCAATTTAAACTCGGCTTATTTATTCGCGATTCTGCTGCAGGGATTGGCACGTTAACCTTTTATGATCCGAAATCAAAAAAATACGGAGCTTTAGGCCACGTCATTTCCGACATGGATACGAGATCCCCGATTATTGTAAAGGAAGGATACATCGTCCCATCGACCGTTACTTCCATTCAAAAGGGCACAAACGGGGCTCCGGGTGAAAAATTGGCGAAGTTTTTATCAGAAAAAAATCATATAGGGGATATTGAAAAAAACAACCAATTCGGTATTTACGGTACGATAAAGAAAAAACTGAAAAACGGTTTAATGGATGAACCGATTCCGATTGCATTATCGGATGAAGTGAAAAAAGGACCTGCGAAAATTTTAACCGTCGTGGAAAACGATGAAGTAGAGGCGTTCGATATTGAAATCGTCAGCTCCATTCCTCAAAAATTTCCAGCGACAAAAGGGATGGTTGTCAAAATTACCGATCCGAAATTATTGGAAAAAACGGGAGGAATTGTCCAAGGAATGAGCGGGAGTCCGATCATTCAAAACGGAAAACTCGTCGGTGCCATCACCCATGTATTCGTCAATGACCCGACGAGCGGTTACGGCGTCCATATCGAATGGATGTTGAATGAAGCCGGAATTGAAATTGACCAGTCGAAACAGAAAAAGGCAAGTTAA
- the recN gene encoding DNA repair protein RecN: MLAELSIKNFAIIEQLTVSFQKGFTVLTGETGAGKSIIIDAIHLLVGGRGSVDFIRHGADKAEIEGLFLVEDDHPAVDQLREMGIDVEEGMIVLKRDIHSSGKSVCRMNGKLVTISSLRQLGANLVDIHGQHEHQELMDRNSHLRLLDEFGGEEVKKTLKEYATIFREYKKLKKELRNLTENEQQMVQKYDLLSFQHQEILSANLQIGEDETLLTEKKRLMNFEQLFHAVNMGYDALQGEQKGLDWLGLTMNHLEEASQIDEKIKPFYEIVSNCYYQMEDVVGELRQYLDGLEFNPEHINEVEERLTVIHQLKRKYGNTVEEILEYVAKIEEEIELITNRESHIESITNKLRSVEKDLLVEGKHLSKLRKRVAETLTEKIEKELKDLYMDKTKFEVRIVANSDFKADGIDEVEFFVSTNPGEPKKPLAKVASGGELSRMMLALKTIFSNHQGVTSIIFDEVDTGVSGRVAEAIGEKIYEISVDSQVLSITHLPQVASMGDHHYFITKEIKEDRTVTSIRILNEQERITELARMNSGSKMTEATINHAKEMLHIAQRKKSEKSSG; encoded by the coding sequence ATGTTAGCCGAATTATCGATAAAAAATTTCGCCATCATCGAACAACTAACCGTCTCCTTTCAAAAAGGTTTTACCGTATTAACGGGTGAAACAGGTGCGGGAAAATCGATTATCATCGATGCAATCCATTTGCTCGTCGGCGGAAGGGGTTCCGTCGATTTTATCCGTCACGGAGCGGATAAAGCCGAAATCGAAGGTCTTTTTTTAGTTGAAGATGATCATCCAGCCGTCGATCAGCTTCGAGAAATGGGCATCGACGTAGAGGAAGGGATGATCGTTTTAAAACGGGACATCCATTCATCGGGAAAAAGCGTATGTAGGATGAATGGGAAACTCGTTACTATTTCTTCTTTACGACAGTTAGGCGCCAATCTCGTCGATATTCACGGGCAACATGAACATCAAGAGTTAATGGATCGCAACTCCCATCTCCGTTTGTTGGATGAATTCGGCGGGGAAGAAGTGAAAAAAACGTTAAAGGAATATGCAACGATTTTTCGGGAATACAAAAAATTGAAAAAAGAATTGCGAAACTTGACGGAAAATGAACAACAAATGGTGCAAAAATACGATCTCCTTTCCTTTCAACATCAAGAAATATTAAGTGCCAATTTGCAAATTGGTGAAGATGAAACCCTTTTGACTGAAAAGAAACGACTGATGAATTTTGAGCAACTGTTTCATGCGGTTAATATGGGATATGACGCCCTTCAAGGTGAACAAAAAGGACTCGATTGGCTCGGATTGACGATGAATCATTTGGAAGAAGCTAGCCAAATTGATGAAAAGATAAAACCTTTTTATGAAATCGTGAGCAATTGCTATTATCAAATGGAAGATGTTGTCGGGGAATTACGCCAATATTTGGACGGGCTAGAGTTTAACCCTGAACATATTAATGAAGTGGAGGAACGGTTAACTGTCATCCATCAACTGAAAAGAAAATACGGAAATACGGTTGAAGAAATTCTTGAATATGTTGCGAAAATCGAAGAAGAAATCGAACTCATTACGAATCGTGAAAGTCATATTGAATCGATTACGAATAAATTGCGTTCCGTTGAAAAGGATTTGCTCGTTGAAGGAAAACATTTATCGAAGTTGCGAAAACGGGTCGCTGAAACATTAACGGAAAAGATCGAAAAGGAATTGAAGGATTTATATATGGACAAAACCAAATTCGAAGTTCGAATCGTTGCTAATTCCGATTTCAAAGCCGACGGAATTGATGAAGTTGAATTTTTCGTTAGTACGAATCCCGGGGAGCCGAAAAAACCACTTGCAAAAGTCGCTTCCGGTGGTGAGCTATCGAGGATGATGTTAGCGTTAAAAACGATTTTTTCCAATCATCAAGGAGTTACATCGATAATATTTGATGAAGTAGATACCGGGGTGAGCGGACGGGTCGCCGAAGCCATTGGTGAAAAAATATACGAAATTTCCGTCGATTCCCAAGTATTATCGATCACCCATTTGCCGCAAGTGGCTAGCATGGGAGATCACCACTATTTTATTACGAAGGAAATCAAAGAAGATCGTACCGTTACGTCGATTCGTATATTAAACGAACAAGAACGAATAACGGAACTTGCGCGAATGAATTCGGGAAGCAAAATGACGGAAGCCACGATCAATCACGCAAAAGAAATGTTGCACATTGCTCAGCGGAAAAAATCTGAGAAGTCTTCGGGTTGA
- a CDS encoding glycerophosphodiester phosphodiesterase: MTQIFAHRGSSGTRPENTMVAFYEAERNMADGIELDVQLTKDGKVVIIHDEKVDRTTDGKGYVKDFTLDELQKLNAGFFFQSGKFPDKIPTLEQFFHWFQRTEMICNIELKTKTVTNHELEEKVIAIIRAYGLDDRIILSSFNHYAIVYTYRLAPHIETAPLFMEGLYMPWIYAQSIQAKAIHPYYKVAPKTLVQMSEKEGVKVRPFTVNQEKNIKMFMEAGASAVITDYPELARKVKDQL; encoded by the coding sequence ATGACGCAAATTTTTGCCCACCGGGGTTCGAGTGGAACGAGGCCGGAAAACACAATGGTTGCCTTTTACGAAGCTGAAAGGAATATGGCGGACGGGATCGAGCTCGATGTACAATTGACGAAGGATGGAAAGGTCGTCATTATTCACGATGAAAAAGTCGATCGTACGACCGATGGAAAGGGATATGTGAAAGATTTTACGTTAGATGAATTACAGAAATTGAACGCAGGATTCTTTTTCCAATCAGGAAAATTTCCAGACAAAATCCCTACGTTGGAACAATTTTTTCATTGGTTTCAACGTACAGAAATGATTTGCAACATCGAATTAAAAACAAAAACGGTGACAAACCATGAATTGGAAGAGAAAGTGATCGCGATCATTCGAGCATACGGTTTAGATGACCGTATCATTTTATCTTCTTTTAATCATTATGCAATCGTTTATACCTATCGTTTAGCACCCCATATCGAAACGGCTCCCCTTTTTATGGAAGGTTTATACATGCCGTGGATCTACGCCCAATCGATCCAGGCAAAGGCGATCCATCCGTATTACAAAGTTGCACCGAAAACCCTCGTGCAAATGTCTGAAAAGGAGGGGGTGAAAGTGCGTCCCTTTACGGTTAACCAAGAAAAAAACATAAAAATGTTTATGGAAGCAGGTGCATCGGCGGTTATAACCGACTATCCCGAATTAGCAAGGAAAGTAAAGGATCAACTGTAA